Proteins encoded in a region of the Xiphophorus couchianus chromosome 11, X_couchianus-1.0, whole genome shotgun sequence genome:
- the pou4f3 gene encoding POU domain, class 4, transcription factor 3 — MTMMTMNGKQHFSMHPALHEPKYPGLHSGSEGMRRVCLPAPQLQGNIFGGFDESLLARAEALAAADSIVSQGKSHPFKPDVTYHTMSSVPCTSASSSSSTTVPISHHHHHHHHLGQTLEAGDLLDHLSTSLAVTGMGAPEPPGMTATSHHHQHPHHHLQTMGQLHQAMATMAHPHSLSVHGGMACVSDVESDPRELEAFAERFKQRRIKLGVTQADVGAALANLKIPGVGSLSQSTICRFESLTLSHNNMIALKPVLQAWLEEAEAAHREKSSKPDLFNGSERKRKRTSIAAPEKRSLEAYFAIQPRPSSEKIAAIAEKLDLKKNVVRVWFCNQRQKQKRMKYSAVH; from the exons ATGACGATGATGACCATGAACGGCAAGCAACACTTCTCCATGCACCCGGCCCTGCACGAGCCCAAATATCCCGGCCTGCACTCAGGCTCGGAGGGCATGCGCAGAGTCTGTCTGCCGGCCCCGCAG CTGCAGGGCAATATATTCGGAGGCTTTGATGAGAGCCTGCTGGCACGGGCTGAAGCTCTGGCGGCTGCTGACAGCATTGTCTCTCAAGGCAAGAGCCACCCGTTCAAACCAGACGTGACTTACCATACCATGAGCAGTGTCCCCTGCACCtcagcctcctcttcctcctccaccaccgtgCCCATctcccaccaccaccaccatcaccaccacctGGGACAGACCCTGGAGGCTGGGGACCTCCTGGATCACCTTTCCACCAGCCTGGCCGTGACCGGGATGGGTGCTCCAGAGCCCCCAGGGATGACTGCGACCTCGCACCACCACCAGCACCCGCACCACCACCTGCAGACCATGGGACAGCTGCATCAGGCGATGGCCACCATGGCCCATCCTCACTCCCTGTCCGTGCACGGAGGCATGGCCTGCGTCAGCGACGTGGAGTCCGATCCGCGGGAGTTGGAAGCGTTCGCGGAGCGCTTCAAGCAGCGCAGGATTAAGCTCGGAGTGACCCAGGCGGACGTCGGCGCAGCATTGGCCAACCTCAAGATCCCAGGCGTAGGGTCGCTCAGCCAGAGCACTATCTGCAGGTTCGAGTCCCTCACCCTGTCCCACAACAACATGATCGCCCTCAAGCCGGTCCTGCAGGCCTGGCTGGAAGAAGCCGAGGCTGCGCACCGGGAGAAGAGCAGCAAGCCGGACCTTTTCAACGGCAGCGAGAGGAAAAGGAAGCGCACGTCCATCGCCGCGCCGGAGAAGCGCTCGTTGGAGGCGTACTTCGCCATCCAGCCTCGGCCCTCGTCGGAGAAAATCGCGGCCATCGCCGAGAAATTGGACCTTAAAAAGAACGTGGTTCGAGTGTGGTTCTGCAATCAGCGGCAGAAACAGAAGCGAATGAAGTACTCGGCGGTGCACTGA